The following proteins are co-located in the Salinigranum halophilum genome:
- a CDS encoding DUF7342 family protein, with amino-acid sequence MTNDLADVNERVAEEWTSETTPGERVRTVMKRTYDPQSVATIAERALTSETTARKHLGVLAEDGVVEAVSLPDTRGTWYKRSSRSVVLERAGQILDSVDVETLSERVTELRETVREFEEQTGAESPRAAAIAGADLDSAAMTEWQTTRRNLKLARAALALADATDAVEGDTGTTEHGDPAGVIG; translated from the coding sequence ATGACCAACGACCTCGCCGACGTGAACGAGCGTGTCGCCGAGGAGTGGACGTCCGAGACCACTCCCGGCGAACGCGTTCGCACCGTGATGAAGCGGACGTACGACCCGCAGTCGGTTGCCACCATCGCCGAGCGCGCGCTGACCTCAGAGACGACCGCACGCAAGCATCTCGGCGTCCTCGCCGAAGACGGGGTCGTCGAGGCAGTCTCTCTCCCCGATACGCGCGGAACGTGGTACAAACGCTCTTCGCGCTCGGTCGTCCTCGAACGTGCGGGGCAGATACTCGACTCGGTCGATGTCGAGACCCTGTCGGAACGCGTCACGGAGCTTCGCGAGACCGTTCGTGAATTCGAGGAACAGACCGGTGCAGAATCTCCACGCGCCGCGGCCATCGCTGGAGCGGATCTGGACTCGGCGGCAATGACGGAATGGCAGACGACACGTCGGAATCTGAAGCTTGCACGGGCCGCACTCGCGCTCGCGGACGCGACTGATGCTGTCGAGGGTGACACGGGAACCACCGAGCACGGCGACCCAGCCGGTGTCATCGGCTGA